A window from Urocitellus parryii isolate mUroPar1 chromosome 1, mUroPar1.hap1, whole genome shotgun sequence encodes these proteins:
- the Spry4 gene encoding protein sprouty homolog 4 codes for MEPPIPQSVPLTPSSVMVQPLLDSRMPHSRLQHPLTILPIDQMKTSHVENDYIDNPGLAPPTGPKRPRAGAPELAPTPARCDQDVTHHWISFSGRPSSVSSSSSTSSDQRLLDHMAPPPVAEQASPRAVRLQPKVVHCKPLDLKGPAVPPELDKHFLLCEACGKCKCKECASPRTLPSCWVCNQECLCSAQTLVNYGTCMCLVQGIFYHCTNEDDEGSCADHPCSCSRSNCCARWSFMGALSVVLPCLLCYLPATGCVKLAQRGYDRLRRPGCRCKHTNSVICKATSGDVKASRPDKPF; via the coding sequence ATGGAGCCCCCGATCCCACAGAGCGTCCCTTTGACTCCCAGCTCAGTCATGGTGCAGCCCCTTCTTGATAGCCGGATGCCCCACAGTCGGCTCCAGCACCCACTCACCATCCTTCCCATTGACCAGATGAAGACCAGCCACGTGGAGAACGACTACATTGACAACCCTGGCCTGGCCCCCCCAACTGGCCCCAAGCGGCCCCGGGCTGGGGCCCCAGAATTGGCCCCAACACCTGCCCGCTGTGACCAGGATGTCACTCATCACTGGATCTCCTTCAGTGGGCGCCCCAGCTCTgtcagcagcagtagcagcaccTCTTCTGATCAGCGGCTCCTAgaccacatggccccaccacctGTGGCTGAGCAGGCCTCGCCCAGGGCAGTGCGCCTCCAGCCCAAGGTGGTCCATTGTAAGCCACTGGACCTAAAGGGCCCAGCAGTCCCACCAGAGCTGGACAAGCACTTCTTGCTGTGCGAGGCCTGTGGGAAGTGTAAGTGCAAGGAGTGTGCGTCCCCCCGGACGTTGCCCTCCTGCTGGGTGTGCAACCAGGAGTGCTTGTGCTCGGCCCAAACCCTGGTCAACTATGGCACATGTATGTGCCTGGTACAGGGCATCTTCTACCATTGCACCAACGAGGACGATGAGGGCTCCTGCGCCGACCACCCCTGCTCCTGCTCCCGTTCCAACTGCTGCGCCCGCTGGTCCTTCATGGGTGCCCTCTCCGTGGTGCTGCCCTGCCTGCTCTGCTACCTGCCCGCCACCGGCTGCGTGAAGCTGGCCCAGCGTGGCTATGACCGCCTGCGCCGCCCTGGTTGCCGCTGCAAGCATACGAACAGCGTCATCTGCAAGGCAACCAGCGGGGACGTCAAGGCCAGCAGACCCGACAAGCCTTTCTGA